The following DNA comes from Chitinophaga nivalis.
AATTAGTTTTTCCATCGATGCCTGATCTATCTGCGGAGCAGGCAGGAACTGACCAAATTCCACAGGCGTACCTATCTCGTTGAAAAGCACATCGAGACCGGCGGGAGCTACCCGGCATAACAAACGGGCAACCTCCGTCGTGTTGTTCCGGAAGCTATGTACCATTCCCCCTTTAGGGATGTGTACAAAAGCTCCTTTACCCGCGGTATAGGCACCTGCTTCCGATCTGAATTCAATGGCACCCTCCACGACATAAAACGACTCTTCCACAGCAGCATGCGCATGCGGAGGAGGACCACCGCCAGGGGGAATCAGCATATCGAATGTGGCAAAGGCGCCCTGGGTATCTGTCCCTCCCAAAATTATCCTGTAGGTATCTCCTACCACTGAAATACAGGGGCCGTCATTTGCGTCAACAGTAATCAGGTGCTTGTTTTCTGTATAGGTCATAATATGTATTATAAATACGGTATTCAAATGTGAAAATATTGTACGAAACAAAATAGCCATGTAAGACAGGAAAATAGTCCGATAGACAGCAATGTCTTCCTCAAACGGTTCGCCAGTAACGCGAAGGTGGATAGCATTACTTTCTTTCGTATAATATATAATCCGTTGCTACAGGAGTGAGTCCAT
Coding sequences within:
- a CDS encoding cupin domain-containing protein, which produces MTYTENKHLITVDANDGPCISVVGDTYRIILGGTDTQGAFATFDMLIPPGGGPPPHAHAAVEESFYVVEGAIEFRSEAGAYTAGKGAFVHIPKGGMVHSFRNNTTEVARLLCRVAPAGLDVLFNEIGTPVEFGQFLPAPQIDQASMEKLIILAGKYGQEIFPPDFLD